One genomic region from Yarrowia lipolytica chromosome 1C, complete sequence encodes:
- a CDS encoding uncharacterized protein (Compare to YALI0C20889g, similar to uniprot|Q9US46 Schizosaccharomyces pombe Conserved hypothetical C3HC4 type zinc finger protein), which yields MIWSDCLNFKLSFHVFPALPTPLSFRPFATMEELETLAAIYPELEYDTDTLSGSLEITASFEEPVKVVFGDADTQHEIRNLPPVLLFFALPEGYPETKPPQFDLQSLWMTDGQIAKLTTDLIHQWEQVKDESTLFACVDLIKEQVETVFGEAQPLKFAANLKSNVLNYDVCADKEHFATMTFTCSICQETRKGAVCTQLACAHVSCTACLADYYSTCITQGYIEMVHCVEVECKDPLSPEQLSDIVGKESYERYQKLVHKRRLEKDPNSVTCPRTNCDTLVYRKPGEYMARCSRCKYAFCVNCRKAWHGTYRGCVIHVPPDSLIKHYIDEADEDEKKDIEFTWGKANIETHVRRLEHMEEDEKLFKDAMKEANIIACPQCNVPIEKADGCNKIKCAHCLAAFCYLCGTSVSSEDPYAHWRDKDGDGGDCYGRLFEGITEEELERRAQLAMVGIVEEDDENWQAYEYVEPE from the coding sequence ATGATATGGAGCGATTGTCTAAATTTCAAACTCTCATTCCACGTCTTTCCTGCACTCCCAACTCCTCTATCATTTCGTCCATTCGCCACCAtggaagagctggagacgCTCGCCGCCATCTACCCCGAGCTGGAGTATGACACTGACACTCTGAGTGGGTCTCTGGAGATCACGGCGTCTTTCGAAGAGCCTGTGAAGGTGGTTTTTGGCGATGCAGACACGCAACATGAGATCAGGAACCTGCCGCCAGTGCTCCTGTTTTTTGCACTACCAGAGGGCTACCCGGAAACAAAACCGCCCCAGTTCGATCTCCAGTCGCTGTGGATGACTGACGGACAGATCGCCAAGCTGACAACGGACCTAATACACCAGTGGGAACaggtcaaggacgagtcCACCCTGTTTGCTTGCGTTGATCTGAtcaaggagcaggtggAGACCGTCTTTGGAGAAGCGCAACCGCTCAAGTTTGCCGCCAACTTGAAGTCGAACGTTCTCAACTATGACGTCTGCGCGGACAAGGAACATTTTGCCACAATGACTTTCACCTGTAGCATCTGCCAGGAGACTCGCAAGGGAGCCGTTTGCACACAACTCGCGTGTGCCCACGTCTCATGCACAGCGTGCCTCGCCGACTACTATTCCACTTGCATTACCCAGGGATATATCGAGATGGTACACTgtgtggaggtggagtgCAAGGATCCTCTGAGCCCGGAACAGCTGTCGGACATTGTGGGAAAGGAGAGCTACGAACGATACCAGAAACTGGTGCACAAAAGAAGACTAGAAAAGGACCCAAACTCAGTTACCTGTCCTCGAACTAACTGTGATACACTCGTGTATCGAAAACCAGGCGAGTACATGGCTCGGTGCTCCCGGTGCAAGTACGCCTTTTGCGTCAACTGCAGAAAGGCATGGCATGGCACTTACAGAGGCTGTGTGATTCACGTTCCCCCAGATTCGCTCATCAAGCACTACATCGACGAAGCTGACGAAGACGAAAAGAAGGATATCGAGTTCACATGGGGAAAGGCAAACATTGAGACTCATGTCAGACGATTGGAACatatggaggaggacgagaaaCTTTTCAAGGATGCGATGAAGGAGGCAAACATAATTGCATGTCCACAATGCAATGTGCCTATTGAAAAAGCCGATGGATGCAACAAGATAAAGTGTGCACATTGCTTGGCTGCGTTCTGCTATCTTTGCGGCACTTCAGTGAGCTCGGAAGACCCATACGCCCACTGGAGAGACAAggatggtgatggaggagactgCTACGGCAGACTCTTCGAGGGTATCACTGAGGAAGAGttggagagaagagctcaaCTGGCAATGGTAGGcattgttgaggaggatgacgaAAACTGGCAGGCTTACGAATACGTCGAGCCCGAGTAA
- a CDS encoding uncharacterized protein (Compare to YALI0C20933g, similar to uniprot|P40562 Saccharomyces cerevisiae Putative ATP-dependent RNA helicase YIR002C) — translation MLLDDLSDSEFDALPKNKAPALLDDSDLDDLDDLDDFDFSTVVKEPAKPVTKEQTAVHKPSTAQQQPTPARQQPLGQQPPRQQPSGPQRTQLPRYNADPAESTNTPDIDLNLTYPRPMDTACHHETTGLTGSFLYPSNLPFRTYQHTIIQSCLIENTLCSLPTGLGKTFIASVVMLNFYRWFKDAKIIFMAPTKPLVSQQIDACLRITGIPRHDCSVLMGGVKQADRAHEWANKRVFFATPQVVELDLDGEILDPKTVSLLVVDEAHHTSGKYSYGIVVKKLLDAHQSFRVLGLTATPASKVEGVQSVVQHLLISHLEVKGEQDPDVQQYMHNREEVKINVDLGSDINELLALTGQVLKPTLSMMASKGVLHNTDIAKISLFGVKKEIERYMFRTKYLGPAAQYKYRGIGAVVASIAHATQLLQHQGITQFYDTLKRRHDEEMARKQPTKSYEQVGDIGSILDATKTIMKKEGYLAHPKLNYLGSELNEFFSKAPEGANTGTCIIFARFRSTVNVIMEYLTKFPQVKPHEFIGQAPSREEGGGRGMTQKKQQEVISKFRKGVYNTLVATSIAEEGLDIGQVDLIICYDSNASPITSLQRMGRTGRSRDGRVVLLMTDKEMENNIKSRDNYSYIQRLMEKGSRVKLYPPNRVIPGAATDPPPPHFMKQVILPGENQEILDKTDKDHLELADVVAKGDKELRLRKDKNGHFIVPQKRKKKVLKMPENATLGFMTAKEMAMRSSQSSNGQSSQDIPNSPTPPTKRTKVDVDELEADLDEALGNRSHDSLAEDIEEELEQEEVPQHLHDLVELDDEREQDMSLEEFIGDDDFDKELEDVLNSSKSGGGQSISEGTQGTTNEVQTTTGSVQTQAVPVEQRQSQPSSGIPLAPVKMTPAPQLAESIDSSSFDDEFFDRLDEALAKPGDK, via the exons ATGCTGCTGGATGACCTGAGCGACAGCGAATTCGATGCGCTGCCCAAGAACAAGGCTCCAGCACTCCTGGACGACTCGGATCTCGACGATCTCGACGATCTCGACGATTTCGACTTCTCCACAGTGGTAAAAGA accAGCGAAACCAGTGACAAAGGAACAAACAGCTGTTCACAAGCCATCAactgctcaacaacaaccaacACCGGCTCGACAACAGCCGCTGGGACAGCAACCGCCGCGACAGCAACCTTCTGGACCACAACGAACTCAGCTACCCAGGTACAATGCTGATCCGGCAGAATCTACAAATACACCAGACATTGATCTGAACCTGACATACCCTCGACCAATGGACACAGCCTGTCACCATGAGACGACGGGTCTCACCGGATCTTTTCTGTACCCCTCAAATCTGCCGTTCCGAACTTACCAGCATACCATCATTCAATCTTGTCTGATTGAGAATACTCTCTGCTCTCTTCCCACCGGTCTAGGTAAGACCTTCATTGCGTCTGTGGTCATGCTCAACTTTTACCGATGGTTTAAAGATGCAAAGATCATTTTCATGGCGCCAACAAAGCCCCTCGTTTCACAGCAAATCGATGCCTGTCTTCGAATCACTGGTATCCCGAGGCACGACTGCAGTGTGCTGATGGGAGGAGTTAAACAGGCTGATAGAGCACATGAGTGGGCTAACAAACGTGTGTTTTTCGCCACTCCTCAGGTTGTGGAGCTCGATCTCGATGGTGAGATCTTGGACCCAAAGACGGTTTCCTTGTTGGTTGTCGACGAGGCACATCACACCAGTGGCAAATACTCGTACGGAATAgtggtcaagaagctgctggatgcACACCAAAGCTTCCGTGTTCTTGGCCTCACAGCCACTCCAGCTTCCAAGGTTGAAGGGGTGCAGTCTGTCGTGCAACATCTTCTAATTAGTCACTTGGAAGTCAAGGGAGAACAGGATCCAGATGTGCAGCAGTACATGCACAATCGAGAAGAGGTCAAGATCAACGTCGATCTGGGAAGCGATATTAATGAGTTGTTGGCTCTGACTGGGCAGGTACTCAAACCTACCTTGTCTATGATGGCCTCGAAGGGGGTGCTGCATAACACAGACATTGCAAAAATCTCACTGTTTGgcgtcaagaaggagataGAACGGTACATGTTTCGAACCAAATATCTCGGACCTGCTGcccagtacaagtaccgagGTATTGGAGCTGTAGTAGCCTCCATAGCCCATGCTACCCAGCTGTTGCAACACCAGGGAATCACGCAGTTCTACGACACCCTGAAGCGACGACACGACGAGGAAATGGCTCGAAAACAGCCTACAAAGTCATACGAACAGGTAGGGGATATTGGCTCAATTTTAGATGCCACCAAGACGATCatgaaaaaagaaggaTACCTGGCTCATCCTAAGTTGAACTATCTCGGATCGGAGTTGAACGAGTTTTTCAGCAAGGCTCCCGAGGGAGCTAACACAGGTACATGCATCATTTTCGCGCGCTTCAGAAGTACTGTGAATGTGATCATGGAGTATCTGACCAAATTCCCACAGGTCAAGCCACATGAGTTCATTGGCCAGGCTCCTTCACGTGAAGAGGGAGGTGGACGGGGAATGACCCAAAAGAAACAACAAGAGGTTATTTCCAAGTTCCGAAAGGGCGTCTACAATACTCTGGTGGCTACTTCCATCGCTGAAGAAGGTCTCGATATCGGACAGGTTGATCTCATCATCTGCTACGACTCCAACGCTTCACCTATTACGTCTCTGCAGCGGATGGGACGAACAGGACGTTCCCGAGACGGTCGGGTAGTGCTTCTGATGACCGAtaaggagatggagaacaATATCAAGTCGCGTGATAACTACAGCTACATTCAGCGTTTGATGGAAAAGGGGTCTCGTGTAAAGCTTTACCCTCCGAATCGTGTAATTCCCGGTGCCGCTACcgatcctcctcctccccatTTCATGAAGCAAGTTATCTTACCAGGTGAGAACCAGGAGATTCTAGACAAAACCGACAAGGATCATCTGGAGCTCGCGGATGTGGTCGCCAAAGgtgacaaggagctgcgTCTGAGGAAAGACAAGAACGGCCACTTCATTGTGCCtcagaagaggaagaagaaggtgttgAAGATGCCAGAGAATGCGACTTTGGGGTTCATGACCGCTAAGGAGATGGCCATGAGAAGCAGCCAGTCCAGTAATGGTCAGAGCAGCCAAGACATACCTAACAGCCCTACCCCACCTACGAAGCGTACCAAAGTCGATGTTGATGAACTCGAAGCAGATCTCGATGAGGCCTTGGGCAACCGGTCTCATGATAGCCTGGCAGAAgacattgaggaggagctaGAGCAGGAAGAGGTTCCTCAACATTTGCATGACTTGGTGGAATTGGACGATGAACGGGAGCAAGATATGAGCCTGGAAGAGTTCAtcggtgatgatgatttCGAtaaggagctggaggatgtTCTGAACAGTAGTaagtctggaggaggccagTCGATTAGTGAGGGTACACAGGGGACTACCAATGAGGTACAGACGACTACAGGTTCAGTACAGACCCAGGCGGTACCTGTGGAACAGAGACAGTCTCAACCATCTTCTGGAATACCACTGGCACCTGTCAAAATGACACCTGCACCACAACTGGCGGAATCTAtcgactcgtcgtcgtttgACGATGAATTCTTCGATAGATTGGACGAAGCTCTGGCCAAGCCTGGAGACAAGTAA
- a CDS encoding uncharacterized protein (Compare to YALI0C20977g, weakly similar to uniprot|Q6C189 Yarrowia lipolytica YALI0F18326g) encodes MLALFRPKRVLEDDSDDEFETVGEEIVGPTGHVLRTQKPRLRRTSMARLIGVDLTDLELLNFFYHHSIVDILSANDARDKIWIQTTPSRVGCNPTIKKACLLLAAMDLAQRRAPAKYLVDDEPHPTSKPLESKKLITGYVPPSEEFQARSLVMFTALLKGFHKNLENMQLGDMSNYGDMMLSGTLLYITALAMGPLVPLINYIPGQGDLIGLSRSIRAVHETITGLSLTNEGESPYPILDIPERQYLPRERDLWETIEMAETREERLIMHKALHTLIKFYNMDIKGGCITHMTSWPIYWPYSFRELQQERNPFALIMLCYWCAYVHSFHGFSWWRDRAVEDLYTIVDELPLEYHYLVEWPLQVVQSFDMDAEDYLTGRIQILSF; translated from the coding sequence ATGCTAGCACTTTTCCGCCCCAAACGAGTGCTGGAAGACGACAGTGACGACGAATTCGAGACCGTTGGAGAGGAGATTGTCGGCCCTACAGGCCACGTCCTGCGAACGCAGAAGCCGCGTCTGCGACGAACCTCGATGGCCCGGCTCATCGGCGTAGATCTCACAGATCTCGAACTGCTCAACTTCTTTTACCACCACTCCATAGTCGACATTCTCTCGGCAAACGACGCACGAGACAAAATTTGGATCCAAACTACCCCCTCCAGAGTCGGATGCAACCCCACCATCAAAAAGGCATGTTTGTTATTGGCAGCCATGGACCTGGCTCAAAGAAGAGCACCCGCCAAGTACCTCGTTGACGACGAGCCACACCCGACCAGCAAACCGCTGGAGTCCAAAAAGCTCATAACTGGCTACGTTCCGCCCAGTGAAGAGTTCCAGGCGCGCTCTTTGGTCATGTTCACGGCCCTGTTGAAGGGCTTTCACAAAAACCTGGAAAACATGCAACTAGGCGACATGTCCAACTATGGAGACATGATGCTAAGTGGAACCCTACTCTACATCACCGCTCTAGCAATGGGGCCTCTAGTTCCCCTCATCAACTACATTCCTGGCCAGGGGGATCTCATTGGCCTGTCTAGAAGCATCCGGGCAGTCCACGAAACTATCACCGGACTCAGCTTGACCAACGAGGGAGAAAGTCCCTATCCCATTCTGGACATCCCGGAACGGCAATATCTGCCTCGAGAACGGGACTTGTGGGAAACAATAGAAATGGCCGAAACCCGAGAAGAACGCCTGATCATGCACAAGGCCCTACACACTCTCATTAAGTTCTACAACATGGACATTAAGGGAGGCTGCATCACACACATGACCTCGTGGCCCATATACTGGCCATACTCTTTCCGAGAGCTGCAACAGGAGAGGAACCCCTTTGCCCTCATCATGCTCTGCTACTGGTGCGCATATGTGCATTCTTTCCACGGCTTTTCGTGGTGGAGAGACCGGGCTGTCGAAGACCTGTACACAATTGTGGATGAGCTGCCACTGGAATACCACTACCTGGTGGAATGGCCTCTCCAGGTGGTTCAGTCTTTCGATATGGACGCCGAGGACTATCTAACGGGGAGAATACAAATCCTCTCCTTTTAA
- a CDS encoding uncharacterized protein (Compare to YALI0C20955g, no similarity), whose translation MEWSEAIKDSVDRILETGEHEGKHAPKDSSLDRASKTTLESEIIGGRGGKSQAIRMVEKTETCNNGTVNIELKVHDTFPDVTGQPSEITQRYHQETTKATVEPDGQVAKVTVHHKEDTGELTNSLVEKESLSRTHNHHKLEENVADYNEQLHATEVDLYQKDQTRGEAQKVFSTGYEVISQERTVWDHSRSRSRSGERIKPKPIICAEDPDVAEKLAVVQDDETVQPAVMIETTSYVTNAEMAQVAHLHGTPSEKIVKPDDTKNIWRVVFADDKSASLFLYAMQKELFRHPGFLGVYRDHAEALNTDGLSKRGRSRERRRDDYIDGVRSRSRSRSSEDKRTCVKRVNWTNQLESIHK comes from the coding sequence ATGGAATGGAGCGAAGCGATAAAGGACAGCGTGGACCGCATTCTGGAGACCGGTGAACACGAGGGAAAGCACGCCCCAAAAGACAGCTCCTTGGACCGCGCGTCCAAGACGACCCTCGAGTCGGAAATCATCGGAGGCCGTGGGGGTAAATCGCAGGCCATCCGCATGGTGGAGAAAACGGAAACGTGCAACAATGGGACGGTGAACATCGAGCTCAAGGTCCACGACACCTTTCCCGACGTGACGGGCCAGCCCAGTGAGATCACGCAGCGATATCACCAAGAAACGACCAAGGCCACTGTGGAACCCGACGGACAGGTGGCCAAGGTGACAGTACACCACAAAGAGGATACCGGGGAGCTGACCAATTCCCTGGTCGAAAAGGAATCACTATCGCGGACCCACAACCATCACAAGCTCGAAGAAAACGTAGCTGACTACAACGAGCAGCTCCATGCCACAGAGGTGGATCTATATCAGAAGGACCAGACCCGGGGGGAGGCCCAGAAGGTCTTTTCCACAGGCTACGAGGTTATTTCCCAGGAGAGGACTGTATGGGATCACTCTAGATCTCGGTCGAGAAGTGGTGAAAGGATCAAGCCTAAACCCATCATCTGCGCAGAGGACCCTGATGTGGCCGAAAAGCTCGCCGTCGTCCAAGACGACGAAACGGTACAGCCGGCTGTGATGATTGAGACTACCAGCTACGTCACAAATGCCGAGATGGCTCAGGTTGCACATCTCCATGGCACTCCGAGCGAAAAGATTGTCAAGCCTGACGACACAAAGAACATCTGGAGGGTGGTTTTTGCAGATGACAAGTCGGCGTCTTTGTTCCTCTATGCCATGCAGAAAGAGCTGTTTCGCCATCCAGGGTTTCTCGGCGTTTACCGTGATCATGCAGAGGCGTTGAATACCGATGGGCTGTCTAAGCGGGGTCGCAGTCGGGAGAGACGCCGTGACGACTACATTGACGGGGTTCGGTCTCGCAGCCGGTCTCGCAGTTCCGAAGATAAAAGAACCTGTGTGAAGCGGGTGAATTGGACCAACCAGTTAGAATCGATCCATAAATAA
- a CDS encoding uncharacterized protein (Compare to YALI0C20911g, similar to uniprot|Q9C454 Emericella nidulans Transmembrane protein UsgS) has product MPSPIFLSRPPPNFSPLAIVRGFQLFFVGAYRSLQNPDIFRTEHYRKALKMLGYSLGIQLLIWSPILVLKWFLHLSKLAFTGQDARFTINDALGSLRFIQNHVLNLGPFVIAGMRYFRPEIDEIFLRSLQHADQTYAKKHPELKNPPQYYMPLVTYKEQARAYGTGKGGRPWWSFMSGKSSSGNDFSSFLSRMATRTAFTLAMYLIKDVPVLGSLSINSASFYSFNQVVGTPAAAAVFGLGLMVPKKWLLVFLSAFWGSRSLVRELLIPYFKRIPFTTTDRQHWLAAREGVIFGFGAGFFLLLRIPYVGLLTYGVAEASAAYLITKISDPPPHPSQFMPWSEREVAWTFNDSDLMGDGPSKQAHAAAAAAASSKPAGVPGVPGAFKPSSSSKPAHPQLPPRPPAYHRQNSL; this is encoded by the coding sequence ATGCCGTCGCCAATTTTTCTGTCCCGTCCACCGCCCAATTTCTCGCCATTGGCGATTGTGCGAGGTTTCCAGCTGTTTTTTGTGGGTGCGTACCGATCGTTACAGAACCCCGATATCTTCCGAACAGAACACTACAGAAAGGCACTGAAGATGCTGGGATACTCGCTGGGAATCCAGCTGTTGATATGGTCGCCGATTCTCGTGCTCAAGTGGTTCTTGCATCTTTCCAAACTGGCATTTACTGGTCAAGACGCCCGGTTCACCATCAACGACGCACTGGGGTCTCTGCGGTTCATCCAAAACCACGTGCTCAACCTGGGACCGTTCGTGATTGCAGGAATGCGATACTTCCGTCCCGAAATCGACGAGATCTTCCTGCGATCTCTGCAACACGCAGACCAGACCTACGCCAAGAAACACCCTGAACTCAAGAACCCTCCCCAGTACTACATGCCTCTGGTGACATACAAGGAACAAGCTAGAGCCTATGGAACAGGCAAGGGCGGCCGACCATGGTGGTCGTTCATGTCCGGAAAGTCGTCCTCAGGAAACgacttctcttctttcctCAGCAGAATGGCTACCAGAACAGCCTTCACTCTCGCCATGTACctcatcaaggacgtgCCTGTGCTTGGTTCTCTGTCCATCAATTCTGCCTCCTTTTACTCTTTCAACCAGGTGGTTGGAACTcctgcagctgcagcagtGTTTGGTCTGGGTCTCATGGTGCCCAAAAAGTGGCTGCTTGTCTTCCTGTCGGCCTTCTGGGGCTCTCGATCGTTGGTGCGAGAACTGCTTATCCCTTACTTTAAGAGAATCCCCTTTACCACCACCGACCGACAACACTGGCTTGCTGCTCGTGAGGGAGTCATTTTCGGATTCGGAGCTGGCTtcttcctgctgctgcgaaTTCCATACGTTGGACTGCTCACCTACGGAGTTGCTGAAGCTTCAGCCGCCTACCTCATCACAAAAATCTCCGATCCCCCACCACACCCGTCGCAGTTCATGCCCTGGAGTGAACGGGAGGTTGCATGGACGTTTAACGATAGCGATCTGATGGGAGACGGTCCTTCGAAGCAGGCCCATGCCgctgccgccgctgccgccTCATCAAAACCCGCAGGAGTGCCAGGAGTGCCAGGAGCTTTCAAGCCATCTTCGTCTTCAAAACCGGCTCATCCTCAGCTCCCCCCTCGGCCCCCTGCTTACCATCGACAAAACAGCCTATAG
- a CDS encoding uncharacterized protein (Compare to YALI0C20999g, similar to Saccharomyces cerevisiae CCT7 (YJL111W); ancestral locus Anc_1.248, highly similar to uniprot|P42943 Saccharomyces cerevisiae YJL111w CCT7 component of chaperonin-containing T-complex P10.3.f8.1) has translation MNFGGQTPTIVVLKEGTDTSQGRGQTISNINACLAIQETLQSTLGPLGSDILMVGEGGKTTISNDGATILKLLDVVHPAARVLVDVSRAQDAEVGDGTTSVTVLAGELLREAKSFVEEGVSTHVICRGLSTACDMAVTKIKELAVSVEKKDSADFRELLEKCAATAMSSKLIHQNSTFFTKMVVDAVLSLDPNDLNERLIGIKKVPGGGVEDSLFVDGVAFKKTFAYAGFEQQPKTFDNPKIACLNIELELKAERDNAEVRVDDVSEYQRVVDAEWDIIYKKLEDIHKSGADIVLSTLPIGDLATQYFADRDIFCAGRVAQPDMDRVVQAVGSSVQATTANVGEALGTCERFEERQIGGERFNIFTGCPKAKTCTLILRGGAEQFIAEVERSLHDAIMIVKRAVANTSVVAGGGALEMEVSKYLRDHAKTVAGKQQLIIGAFARALEVIPRQLCANAGFDGTDILNQLRMRHAKGDTWAGVDFRDDNGGVTDNMKTYVWEPALVKINALQSATEAACLVLSVDETVKNEENAPPQAGAMPPSMGGGGRGQGFPM, from the coding sequence ATGAACTTTGGAGGACAAACACCGACAATTGTcgtgctcaaggagggcaCCGACACCTCACAGGGACGTGGCCagaccatctccaacattAACGCCTGTCTGGCTATCCAGGAGACTCTACAGTCCACCCTGGGGCCTTTGGGATCAGACATTCTCATGGTTGGCGAGGGCGGCAAGACCACCATTTCCAACGATGGTGCCACGAttctcaagctgctcgaCGTTGTCCACCCCGCCGCGCGAGTGCTGGTCGACGTTTCTCGAGCCCAGGACGCTGAGGTCGGAGACGGAACCACTTCTGTGACTGTTTTGGCCGGAGAGCTGCTGCGAGAAGCCAAGAGCTTCGTGGAGGAGGGCGTCAGCACCCACGTCATCTGCCGAGGCCTGTCCACGGCCTGCGACATGGCCGTgaccaagatcaaggagctggccgtgtctgtggaaaagaaggactCTGCCGACTTCAgagagctgctggaaaagtGTGCCGCCACTGCCATGAGCTCCAAGCTGATCCACCAGAactccaccttcttcaCAAAGATGGTGGTTGACGCCGTGCTGTCTCTGGACCCCAACGATCTCAACGAGCGACTCATCGGTATCAAGAAGGTGCCTGGAGGAGGCGTGGAGGACTCGCTGTTTGTGGACGGAGTGGCGTTCAAGAAGACCTTCGCCTACGCCGGCtttgagcagcagcccaagACTTTCGACAACCCCAAGATTGCCTGTCTCAACATCGAgctggagctcaaggccgagcGAGACAACGCAGAGGTGCGAGTCGACGACGTGTCCGAGTACCAGCGAGTGGTGGACGCCGAGTGGGATATCAtctacaagaagctggaggacatCCACAAGTCCGGCGCTGATATTGTGCTGTCTACTCTGCCCATTGGCGACCTTGCCACCCAGTACTTTGCTGACCGAGATATCTTCTGTGCTGGTCGAGTGGCCCAGCCCGATATGGACCGTGTAGTCCAGGCCGTTGGATCTTCTGTGCAGGCCACCACCGCTAACGTCGGCGAGGCTCTCGGCACTTGTGAGCGATTCGAGGAGCGACAGATTGGAGGCGAGCGATTCAACATCTTCACTGGCTGCCCCAAGGCCAAGACATGCACTCTGATTCTGCGAGGAGGTGCCGAGCAGTTCATTGCCGAGGTTGAACGATCTCTGCACGACGCCATCATGATCGTTAAGCGAGCCGTCGCCAACACCAGTGTggttgctggaggaggagctttGGAAATGGAGGTGTCCAAGTACCTGCGAGATCACGCCAAGACTGTGGCTGGTAAGCAGCAACTCATCATCGGCGCCTTTGCCCGAGCCCTCGAGGTCATCCCCCGACAGCTGTGTGCCAACGCTGGTTTCGACGGTACCGATATTCTCAACCAGCTTCGAATGCGACACGCCAAGGGTGACACCTGGGCCGGCGTTGATTTCAGAGACGACAACGGTGGCGTCACCGACAACATGAAGACGTACGTGTGGGAGCCTGCTCTTGTCAAGATCAATGCTCTGCAGTCGGCCACTGAGGCTGCCTGTTTGGTGCTGTCTGTGGACGAGACCGTCAAGAACGAGGAAAACGCGCCTCCTCAGGCCGGCGCCATGCCCCCCAGCATGGGCGGcggaggccgaggccaggGATTCCCCATGTAA